Proteins encoded within one genomic window of Bacillus sp. 1NLA3E:
- a CDS encoding CAP domain-containing protein, with amino-acid sequence MLTAGFYLNVKNPNQSDGLYMKENASPDKNKELKQNASQQGVSELNRPTEGLSTLIGKQVDVLVSSYGEPNRKDFSSYGYEWWIYDDVKGYMQVGVENGEIVTLYAIGEKVNIAPFKIGQSVEDLFSKVIFDAGVNFTYEETSYRFEMSEDEMNTRPLVKLGDIYVQLLIDKFTGELSSVRFFNEKTLVTQRPYELVYRGELLENEPLSDDSWRRIEEGSKQQIFDITNIMRRRYHVKPLKWDEATAEVAFLHSKDMYDSNTFTHNSKLFGELSDRLKTANIQYQIAGENIAANYMDAPAVMEGWLNSEGHRDSLLNDKYTHIGVGVFHKHYTQDFIQK; translated from the coding sequence ATGCTAACAGCTGGATTTTATCTAAATGTGAAAAATCCAAATCAATCAGACGGATTATATATGAAGGAAAACGCTTCTCCAGACAAGAATAAGGAATTAAAGCAGAATGCATCACAACAAGGTGTTTCCGAATTAAATAGACCTACTGAGGGGCTATCTACATTAATAGGGAAACAGGTTGATGTCCTTGTATCATCCTACGGAGAACCAAATCGTAAAGACTTTTCCTCATATGGTTATGAATGGTGGATTTATGATGATGTTAAGGGCTACATGCAAGTGGGTGTTGAAAATGGGGAAATAGTCACTTTATACGCCATTGGAGAGAAAGTAAACATAGCTCCATTTAAAATTGGACAATCCGTTGAAGATCTTTTTTCGAAGGTAATATTTGATGCTGGAGTTAATTTTACATATGAAGAAACCTCATATCGTTTTGAAATGTCAGAAGATGAAATGAATACAAGACCATTAGTGAAACTGGGCGATATATATGTCCAACTTCTGATTGATAAATTTACAGGGGAATTGTCAAGTGTCCGCTTTTTTAATGAAAAGACGTTGGTCACTCAGCGGCCATACGAGCTAGTCTATCGCGGAGAACTATTAGAAAATGAACCCCTTAGTGATGACTCTTGGAGAAGGATCGAAGAGGGGAGTAAGCAACAAATATTTGATATAACAAATATCATGCGAAGACGTTATCACGTAAAACCTTTAAAATGGGACGAAGCCACAGCAGAGGTCGCATTTTTGCATAGTAAGGATATGTATGATTCCAACACGTTCACTCATAATTCTAAACTATTTGGTGAATTATCTGACCGGCTTAAAACAGCCAATATCCAATACCAAATTGCTGGAGAAAATATAGCTGCTAACTATATGGATGCTCCTGCCGTAATGGAAGGATGGCTCAACAGTGAGGGGCATCGTGATAGCCTCTTGAATGATAAGTACACACATATAGGTGTTGGAGTTTTTCACAAACACTATACCCAAGATTTTATCCAAAAATAG
- a CDS encoding YlbE-like family protein, translated as MRKEILDYLNSSPQLLQFIREQPKWYRKLTRNPHELQLLEISSMHHYKKTFPHQVEKFTNSVQMASMMMSMFQTMNSQS; from the coding sequence ATGAGAAAAGAGATTTTAGACTATTTAAATAGTAGCCCTCAACTACTTCAATTTATCCGTGAGCAGCCAAAATGGTATCGGAAACTTACAAGAAATCCTCATGAATTACAGCTTTTAGAAATATCTTCAATGCATCATTATAAAAAAACGTTTCCACATCAGGTTGAAAAGTTCACCAATAGTGTCCAAATGGCGTCAATGATGATGAGTATGTTTCAAACAATGAATTCTCAATCTTAA
- the ctaG gene encoding cytochrome c oxidase assembly factor CtaG has product MPVLDIFGFRALWSPYFLLTLCAVLVGYYLVTVKYQKKISDSEPITKTEASIFIFAIVLLYTIKGSPLDLMGHLMFYAHMIQMAFLYLVIAPLFISGIPKWIWRKILKNTIIKNVFQFFTKPLIALVLFNGMFSFYHIPLIFDFIKTDMWLHASYTIFLFFLAIFMWWPLVNDLSENQSLSGIKKVGYIFANGILITPACALIIFSDTPMYHTYSDPKVWMEALQLCVPPATLSTLNLSGPEMFNSMPLIQDQQLGGVLMKIIQEIVYGTVLAQVFFKWYRQDIEEGKADEDANLYSDLVKS; this is encoded by the coding sequence ATGCCTGTTCTTGATATCTTTGGTTTTCGTGCCCTATGGAGTCCATATTTTCTTCTAACATTATGTGCAGTATTAGTCGGATATTATTTAGTTACAGTTAAATATCAGAAGAAAATTTCTGACAGTGAACCAATCACTAAAACTGAAGCCAGTATATTTATTTTTGCAATTGTCCTTTTATATACCATAAAGGGATCTCCACTTGATTTAATGGGACATTTAATGTTTTATGCTCATATGATCCAAATGGCTTTTCTATACTTGGTGATAGCGCCATTATTTATTTCTGGGATACCAAAATGGATTTGGAGAAAAATCTTGAAAAATACCATAATAAAGAATGTTTTTCAATTCTTTACAAAACCACTTATTGCTTTGGTTTTATTTAACGGTATGTTTTCGTTTTATCATATTCCGCTCATTTTTGATTTCATTAAAACTGATATGTGGTTACACGCTTCGTATACCATTTTTTTATTTTTCCTAGCAATCTTTATGTGGTGGCCGTTGGTGAATGACTTATCGGAGAATCAATCCCTTAGTGGGATTAAAAAAGTTGGTTATATTTTTGCGAATGGTATCCTTATCACCCCAGCTTGTGCACTGATTATATTTTCAGATACACCAATGTATCATACGTATTCTGATCCAAAGGTTTGGATGGAAGCATTGCAATTATGTGTTCCACCGGCAACCCTATCAACACTTAACTTAAGTGGACCAGAAATGTTTAATTCCATGCCGTTGATTCAAGACCAGCAGCTTGGAGGAGTATTAATGAAAATTATTCAAGAAATTGTTTATGGTACAGTTCTAGCTCAAGTTTTCTTTAAGTGGTATCGTCAAGATATAGAAGAGGGTAAAGCTGATGAAGATGCGAATCTGTACTCGGATTTAGTTAAATCATGA
- a CDS encoding CAP domain-containing protein, which translates to MKLKKEVITFFFILFVWLCFEKNVYAVSKYTVQSGDTFWKISLIHGVNFESLLRENPQVVNPNIIFPGDTLYLPDLQLGRKNELEKMLHLINKERSSAGLPLLINDEKLSAIADKKALDMKNHGYVSHKSPTYGNPTVMLSTFHIPFSFVLENIGAGPTTADEMFSTWVNSQVNLSNILEKRATHVGIGYARGGLHGHYWTAIIIEKNRSDVDGKYQ; encoded by the coding sequence ATGAAGTTAAAAAAAGAAGTAATTACCTTTTTTTTCATACTTTTTGTCTGGCTTTGTTTCGAGAAAAATGTCTATGCGGTATCGAAATACACAGTTCAATCGGGGGATACGTTTTGGAAAATTTCATTAATACACGGTGTAAATTTTGAAAGTCTACTGAGAGAGAATCCACAAGTGGTAAATCCAAACATCATCTTTCCTGGTGATACCCTTTATCTTCCTGATCTTCAACTAGGAAGGAAAAATGAGTTGGAGAAAATGCTTCATTTAATAAATAAAGAACGGAGCAGCGCTGGTTTGCCATTATTGATAAATGATGAAAAGCTATCAGCTATTGCTGATAAAAAAGCCCTTGATATGAAAAATCATGGATACGTTTCGCATAAATCTCCAACCTATGGTAATCCTACAGTTATGTTGTCTACATTTCATATTCCCTTTTCATTTGTTCTTGAAAATATAGGGGCAGGACCAACAACGGCTGATGAAATGTTTAGTACTTGGGTTAACTCACAAGTCAATCTAAGCAATATACTAGAAAAAAGGGCGACCCATGTGGGAATAGGTTATGCAAGAGGTGGGTTGCATGGTCATTATTGGACAGCCATTATCATTGAAAAAAATAGGAGTGATGTTGATGGGAAATATCAATGA
- the rsmD gene encoding 16S rRNA (guanine(966)-N(2))-methyltransferase RsmD — MRVVSGKSKGKILKAVPGNTTRPTTDKVKEAIFNIIGPYFEGGIGLDLFAGSGGLGIEGLSRGLEKVIFVDRDGKAIQTIKENIKFCNLDEYSEIYRNEANRALKAINKRGLSFDVVFLDPPYKQQQLLSLMTELDHNRIIVPKGIIVCEHSHEVELPEAIGNLHQIKQEQYGIIHITIFENDVE, encoded by the coding sequence TTGAGAGTGGTTTCCGGAAAAAGCAAAGGGAAGATTTTAAAAGCAGTGCCAGGAAATACAACAAGGCCAACGACAGATAAGGTGAAAGAAGCGATTTTTAATATTATCGGACCTTATTTTGAAGGGGGAATAGGACTCGATTTATTTGCTGGAAGTGGCGGATTGGGCATTGAAGGTTTAAGTAGAGGACTTGAAAAAGTTATTTTTGTTGACAGAGATGGGAAAGCCATTCAAACTATAAAAGAAAATATTAAATTTTGCAACTTAGATGAATATTCAGAAATATACCGAAATGAAGCAAATAGAGCTCTTAAAGCGATAAACAAAAGAGGGCTTTCATTTGATGTTGTTTTTTTGGATCCTCCATATAAACAACAACAACTCCTGTCACTCATGACTGAATTAGACCATAACAGAATTATTGTTCCAAAAGGGATCATTGTTTGTGAACATAGTCATGAAGTCGAATTGCCTGAGGCGATAGGAAATCTACACCAAATAAAGCAAGAACAGTATGGGATAATTCATATTACAATTTTTGAAAATGATGTTGAATAG
- the ctaF gene encoding cytochrome c oxidase subunit IVB, with protein MAHQQPSSGNPRVDIEYRRKKSAEEMKYQVVSFAIMIFFTLIAFSTVAYEDFSNWFRVPFILLLAVVQVIFQLYYFMHMNHKGHEAPKLFLYSGAVVGSVTVLAFMTIIWW; from the coding sequence ATGGCACATCAACAACCAAGTTCAGGTAACCCTAGAGTTGACATTGAATATCGTCGCAAGAAAAGTGCGGAAGAAATGAAGTATCAGGTTGTTTCATTTGCAATTATGATATTCTTTACCTTAATTGCATTTTCAACAGTCGCATATGAGGATTTTTCTAACTGGTTTAGAGTTCCTTTTATTCTTCTTCTCGCGGTTGTACAAGTGATATTCCAGTTATATTATTTCATGCATATGAACCATAAAGGTCATGAAGCACCAAAACTATTCCTTTACTCAGGAGCAGTAGTAGGATCAGTAACGGTTCTTGCCTTTATGACAATTATTTGGTGGTAA
- a CDS encoding PaaI family thioesterase, whose product MKNELQEILDTCIQEAENEDLEILNEVLRAVRNKQAQGQGVGFIGALLQMERKIDGQKCEVSIPINPVVLNSLGIVHGGITATIIDSAMGSLANSLLPHGYATVTTGLNIHYIAPGIGESLRCEAHVEHKGTKTMVLSAKVYRPDGKKVAKATGSFFIIEK is encoded by the coding sequence ATGAAGAATGAACTTCAAGAAATACTTGATACCTGCATCCAAGAAGCGGAAAATGAAGACTTAGAAATATTAAATGAGGTCCTCCGGGCAGTCCGGAACAAGCAGGCTCAGGGTCAAGGTGTTGGATTTATTGGTGCTTTACTTCAAATGGAACGGAAAATAGATGGTCAAAAATGTGAAGTTTCAATACCTATTAATCCTGTGGTTTTGAACTCATTAGGGATTGTTCATGGAGGGATTACTGCAACCATAATTGATTCTGCTATGGGGTCACTTGCGAACTCGCTCCTTCCACATGGTTATGCAACAGTTACAACAGGATTAAATATTCATTATATCGCTCCTGGAATCGGTGAATCACTCCGCTGTGAAGCTCATGTAGAACATAAAGGGACAAAAACGATGGTATTATCTGCTAAGGTCTATCGTCCCGATGGGAAAAAGGTAGCCAAGGCCACTGGCAGCTTTTTTATTATTGAAAAATAA
- a CDS encoding CBS domain-containing protein, whose protein sequence is MGNINDLMTKNVETCSLLDNVFEVAVKMKEWNVGAVPIVDNQKLVGMITDRDIVLRCIAEKHPASSKVEEIMSKRLITVTPDSTTQEAAKIMAKNQIRRLPVVEGDQLVGIVSLGDFAVDELTDDQAKVALTEISEPGQSEIQH, encoded by the coding sequence ATGGGAAATATCAATGATTTGATGACAAAAAATGTTGAGACATGCTCGTTACTTGATAATGTATTTGAAGTAGCGGTAAAAATGAAAGAATGGAATGTGGGTGCAGTTCCTATTGTTGATAACCAAAAACTTGTAGGAATGATAACGGACCGGGATATTGTTCTTCGGTGCATTGCAGAGAAACATCCGGCCTCTTCTAAAGTAGAGGAAATTATGAGCAAACGTTTAATAACGGTCACACCTGATTCCACAACGCAAGAGGCAGCCAAAATCATGGCTAAAAACCAAATACGACGACTTCCAGTGGTTGAAGGTGATCAGTTGGTTGGCATTGTTTCATTAGGAGATTTCGCAGTAGATGAGTTAACTGATGACCAAGCAAAAGTTGCTCTAACGGAAATCTCTGAACCAGGGCAAAGTGAAATCCAACATTAA
- the coaD gene encoding pantetheine-phosphate adenylyltransferase yields the protein MPCIAVCPGTFDPITNGHLDIIVRGAKIFDEIYVSVLNNSTKTPLFSVAERIELIKEVTKHIPNVKVDAFDGLLVDYAKSVNANALIRGLRAISDFEYEMQNASMNRVLNDDVETFFIMTNNQYSFLSSSIVKEVAKYDGDISELVPPIVAKELHNKFAALKK from the coding sequence TTGCCGTGTATTGCTGTCTGTCCAGGTACTTTTGATCCAATTACAAACGGACATTTGGACATTATCGTTCGTGGGGCTAAGATTTTTGACGAAATTTATGTTAGTGTGTTAAATAATTCAACTAAGACTCCGTTATTTTCGGTGGCAGAAAGAATTGAATTAATTAAAGAGGTTACTAAACATATCCCGAATGTGAAGGTTGACGCATTTGATGGTCTACTAGTGGATTATGCAAAAAGTGTAAATGCTAATGCATTAATTCGTGGTCTTCGTGCCATATCTGACTTTGAGTATGAAATGCAAAATGCTTCAATGAACCGAGTATTGAATGACGATGTAGAAACATTCTTTATCATGACGAACAATCAATATTCGTTTCTAAGCTCTAGTATTGTTAAAGAAGTCGCGAAATATGATGGAGACATTTCCGAATTAGTTCCACCAATAGTAGCAAAGGAGTTACATAATAAGTTTGCTGCGCTAAAAAAATAA
- a CDS encoding YlbD family protein yields MEKKELHPSIEKFKQFVKSNPKMIQKVRSEKCTWQELYEDWYLLGEEDPRWNEFRDGDKKDPATTTTTTESKTDWIGQIMGAVKKMDAQQFESHINNLSQALAAIQGVVSQFQGGNQSNPIPKNQQQPPHPFNFRKD; encoded by the coding sequence ATGGAGAAAAAGGAGCTTCATCCTTCAATTGAAAAGTTCAAACAATTTGTGAAAAGTAATCCTAAAATGATTCAAAAAGTACGGAGTGAGAAATGTACTTGGCAGGAGTTGTATGAGGACTGGTACCTACTTGGAGAAGAAGATCCTCGCTGGAATGAGTTTCGCGACGGGGACAAGAAAGATCCTGCTACTACCACAACCACTACAGAGTCAAAAACGGATTGGATTGGTCAAATAATGGGGGCAGTAAAAAAGATGGACGCGCAACAATTTGAGAGTCATATCAATAATTTAAGTCAAGCCCTTGCAGCAATCCAAGGAGTTGTTTCACAATTTCAAGGTGGGAATCAATCAAACCCAATCCCAAAAAACCAGCAGCAACCACCACATCCTTTCAATTTTAGAAAGGATTAA
- a CDS encoding DUF420 domain-containing protein, with amino-acid sequence MMNSIPVLPTISTGFIVLSAITVAIGWVQIKQRKIETHRKTMTLAAIFALIFFLIYASRTIFIGNTSFGGPDDIKIYYTIFLIFHITLATVGAVFGIISLVTGYKNNLKTHRKLGPITSFIWFFTGITGVAVYLLLYVFYHGGETTSVIKAILGL; translated from the coding sequence ATGATGAATTCAATACCAGTATTACCTACGATTAGTACCGGGTTTATTGTTCTAAGTGCCATCACTGTAGCAATAGGATGGGTACAAATCAAACAGCGGAAGATTGAAACACACAGAAAGACTATGACTTTGGCAGCTATTTTCGCACTTATTTTCTTTTTGATTTATGCAAGCAGAACAATTTTTATTGGAAACACTTCATTTGGCGGTCCAGATGATATTAAGATATATTATACTATTTTCCTTATCTTTCATATCACTTTAGCAACTGTCGGAGCAGTATTTGGAATCATCTCATTGGTAACGGGGTATAAAAACAATTTGAAAACTCATCGGAAATTAGGGCCGATAACTAGTTTTATTTGGTTTTTTACAGGTATAACTGGGGTTGCAGTATACTTGCTTCTTTACGTATTCTACCATGGTGGGGAAACAACATCTGTGATTAAAGCAATATTAGGATTGTAA
- a CDS encoding DUF7147 family protein, producing the protein MIQRFIELGEGYSDLYELIEIAKSNQHRLLRMMAFHSVDNGKDVTSLAVILNPTNPGNFQPIYLSREGIPNPNILPNKRFNLFRETAEQLEKNVIELTVKPSSEFAEKELFYQYLIGILRMNRYIPFLH; encoded by the coding sequence ATGATTCAACGTTTTATTGAACTAGGTGAAGGGTATTCTGATCTGTACGAATTAATTGAAATTGCCAAATCGAATCAACATCGATTATTAAGAATGATGGCTTTCCATTCTGTTGATAATGGGAAGGATGTCACTTCACTGGCTGTTATATTAAATCCTACTAATCCCGGTAATTTCCAACCAATATATTTGTCCAGAGAAGGCATTCCCAACCCCAATATATTGCCAAATAAACGATTTAATCTATTTCGTGAAACAGCAGAACAATTGGAAAAGAATGTGATTGAACTTACCGTAAAACCATCGAGTGAATTTGCCGAAAAAGAGTTGTTTTACCAATACTTAATTGGAATCCTCAGAATGAATCGCTATATTCCATTTTTACATTAA
- a CDS encoding YugN family protein, translating into MKLEKTGLENVKADLNRLDDVMLELGLVREGQWDYDRVTYDRKFEMAEGVFYLRVQGYATEGDVGAHKAVIQLITPLLGKHYFPHGVEYGEGENFPKSLVTQCEKILADLQSKIATFAL; encoded by the coding sequence ATGAAATTAGAAAAAACTGGTCTTGAAAATGTAAAAGCGGATTTAAATCGTTTGGATGATGTCATGCTAGAGCTTGGGTTAGTTCGAGAAGGACAATGGGATTATGATCGTGTTACATATGACAGAAAATTCGAAATGGCTGAAGGAGTCTTTTATCTTCGAGTTCAAGGTTACGCAACCGAAGGGGATGTCGGTGCCCACAAAGCTGTCATTCAATTAATCACACCACTGCTTGGAAAGCATTACTTTCCACATGGGGTTGAATACGGCGAAGGAGAAAACTTCCCAAAATCTCTTGTAACACAATGCGAGAAAATCTTAGCAGATTTACAAAGTAAAATAGCTACATTTGCTTTATAA
- a CDS encoding cytochrome (ubi)quinol oxidase subunit III, whose product MVAHEEKMTLETWPASPEKATLEAKNKFLGFWFFLGGETVLFASLFATYLALKDKVPNSSHALAKDLFELPLTFAATMLLLTSSLTSVYAMYHMKNFEFKKMQLWLGITVLLGACFLGLEVYEFNHYVHEFHHTFTSSAFGSAFYTLVGFHGGHVAFGLSWILTLMIRNSKRGLSLYNAPKFYVASLYWHFIDVVWVFIFTVVYLMGMVG is encoded by the coding sequence ATGGTTGCTCATGAAGAAAAAATGACGTTGGAAACATGGCCAGCATCGCCTGAGAAAGCCACCCTTGAAGCCAAAAATAAATTCCTTGGATTCTGGTTCTTCCTTGGTGGAGAAACAGTGCTATTTGCATCGTTATTTGCGACCTACCTCGCATTAAAGGATAAGGTTCCAAATTCAAGCCATGCACTTGCAAAAGATCTATTTGAACTACCTCTTACGTTTGCTGCAACAATGCTTTTGTTAACAAGTTCTTTGACTAGTGTTTATGCAATGTACCATATGAAGAATTTTGAATTCAAAAAAATGCAACTTTGGTTAGGAATTACCGTTCTTTTAGGGGCATGCTTTTTAGGATTGGAAGTATATGAATTTAATCATTATGTCCATGAATTTCATCATACCTTTACAAGTAGTGCATTTGGTTCTGCGTTTTATACATTAGTAGGTTTCCATGGTGGACACGTTGCGTTTGGACTTTCGTGGATACTAACTTTGATGATTCGCAATTCAAAACGTGGGTTAAGCCTATACAACGCACCAAAGTTTTATGTTGCTAGCCTTTACTGGCATTTTATTGATGTTGTTTGGGTATTCATCTTTACAGTAGTATATTTAATGGGAATGGTGGGATAA
- a CDS encoding YlbF family regulator, which yields MLATFERMQLLDTTDQLAAMILHSDIADRYRECFFLLKKNKESQRKIQAFMSVKDQYEEVQRFGKYHPNYKLVMSSVREVKREMDLDPLVGTFKQVENELQTLLDEISKIIGHSVSENIKVPTGNPHFDSLSACGGGCGSGGSCGCSSK from the coding sequence TTGCTTGCTACATTCGAAAGAATGCAACTTTTAGACACAACCGATCAACTTGCCGCCATGATTCTCCATTCAGATATCGCCGACCGATATCGAGAATGTTTTTTTCTTTTGAAAAAAAACAAGGAATCGCAGCGAAAAATACAAGCATTTATGAGCGTAAAGGACCAATATGAGGAAGTTCAAAGATTCGGAAAATACCATCCGAATTATAAACTAGTCATGAGTAGTGTCCGAGAAGTTAAGCGAGAAATGGACCTTGATCCTCTTGTGGGAACCTTTAAACAGGTTGAAAATGAACTTCAAACACTCCTAGATGAAATAAGTAAAATTATAGGTCATTCAGTTTCAGAAAATATAAAAGTTCCAACTGGAAATCCACACTTTGATAGCCTCTCCGCCTGTGGTGGTGGTTGTGGATCTGGGGGAAGTTGCGGATGTTCTTCAAAATAA
- the ytvI gene encoding sporulation integral membrane protein YtvI, producing the protein MIKLLTKRRFLILLVVMIAVSIAYIVLPISLPLIISFITALLLEPFVKKLQYKLKIKRRISVLIVFIFFILLLSLCSYFITTKVIAEVIKIVENSPFFINEMSKKWVNIEAYLMTLSKDLPPVVIKQISFQVQQFLDNFKDSLLSYVNINNLKAILTNIPNYLVSFIVFLVALFLFLLDLPKINENLYQHLSEKTTTKVTIMSSRLSYVVFGFLKAQFLISVIISILSLIALLIITPEIAIVMSLLIWLIDFIPIFGAITVLAPWALFQLLTGGMVLGIELVVLICILLVVKKMIKPKLIGTQVGLSPLSTLVTMYLGFKILGLIGIIVGPFLLITFNAAREAGMIKMNFKI; encoded by the coding sequence TTGATAAAATTGCTTACCAAAAGAAGATTTTTAATTTTGCTTGTGGTTATGATTGCAGTGAGTATTGCCTACATTGTTTTACCTATATCCCTACCATTAATTATTTCATTTATTACTGCGCTTTTACTTGAGCCATTTGTTAAAAAACTGCAATATAAGCTTAAAATAAAACGGAGGATCTCAGTACTAATTGTTTTTATATTTTTTATCCTATTATTAAGTTTGTGCAGTTATTTTATTACAACAAAAGTTATTGCTGAAGTCATCAAAATAGTTGAAAATTCCCCCTTCTTTATTAATGAAATGTCGAAAAAATGGGTTAACATTGAAGCATATTTAATGACTCTTAGTAAAGATTTACCACCTGTGGTTATTAAACAAATAAGCTTCCAGGTCCAACAATTCTTAGATAATTTCAAGGATAGCTTATTGTCTTATGTAAATATTAATAATCTAAAAGCAATCCTGACCAATATTCCAAATTACCTAGTAAGTTTCATTGTATTTTTAGTAGCATTATTCTTATTTTTACTAGATTTGCCGAAAATTAACGAAAATCTTTATCAACATTTATCAGAGAAAACAACGACAAAAGTTACGATTATGTCATCAAGATTGTCATATGTTGTTTTTGGATTTCTTAAAGCTCAATTTCTAATCAGTGTTATTATTTCAATTCTTTCACTTATAGCCTTACTGATTATTACCCCGGAAATTGCAATAGTCATGTCATTACTGATTTGGCTGATAGACTTTATACCTATTTTCGGAGCGATAACCGTTTTAGCTCCTTGGGCTCTGTTTCAATTATTAACAGGGGGCATGGTATTAGGTATAGAATTAGTGGTCCTAATATGCATATTGCTTGTAGTAAAGAAAATGATAAAGCCAAAATTAATAGGGACACAAGTTGGTCTCTCACCGTTATCCACTCTTGTAACGATGTACTTAGGTTTCAAAATTTTAGGGCTTATAGGAATTATTGTAGGTCCATTTCTGCTCATTACTTTTAATGCCGCGCGAGAAGCCGGAATGATCAAAATGAACTTCAAAATATAA
- a CDS encoding YlbG family protein — MFGSRQGIIVWLYSLKQAKMLRKFGNVHFVSKKMKYVVLYCNQDDAEELTAKLQSYSFVKKVEPSYKPFLSLEFENSKPDKAKEYDYKMGI, encoded by the coding sequence ATGTTTGGTTCTCGGCAAGGAATTATCGTATGGCTTTATTCTTTGAAGCAGGCCAAAATGCTTAGGAAATTTGGCAACGTTCATTTTGTTTCAAAAAAAATGAAATATGTGGTTTTATATTGCAACCAAGATGATGCTGAGGAATTAACCGCAAAATTGCAATCTTATTCTTTTGTGAAAAAAGTGGAGCCATCTTATAAGCCATTTTTAAGCTTGGAATTTGAAAATTCTAAGCCTGATAAAGCGAAAGAATACGATTACAAAATGGGAATATAA